The Candidatus Binatus sp. genomic sequence GCGAGATGAGCGGGCACATGTTTTTCGCCGACCGCTACTACGGCTTCGACGACGCGATCTATGCGTCGTTTCGATTGCTGGAAATCTTGAGCCGCGAAGGGCGCGGACTGGCCACGATTCTAAGCGATCTTCCGCGGAGTTTTTTCACGCCAGAAATTCGCGTCGATTGCACCGACGATCGCAAATTCCAAATCGTGAGCGCCGCCGCCGAATATTTTCGCCAGCACTACGACGTCACCGATATCGACGGTGTGCGCGTAAATTTCGCCGACGGATGGGGCCTGGTGCGCGCCTCGAACACGCAGCCCGCGCTGGTGACGCGTTTCGAGGCGACCAGCGAAAAGCGCCTCGGCGAAATCCGCGAGCTGTTCGACGCCAAGCTCCGCGAGCTCGGCGCCAACTAGCGTGATGGCTCCAGGAGCCATCGGCGCGTCGGCGCTGATAATCGCCGGCGGACGCGGCACCCGCTTCTGGCCCGCCAGCCGCGAGGTCAGGCCAAAGCCGCTTTTTTCGATCGACGGCAAAACCAGCCTGCTCGCCAACACGATCTCGCGGCTGTCGATTGCGATTCCGCGCGAGCGAATTTTCGTGCTGGCCGCGGGCGTGCATCGCGTGCCGTTTCGGCGCGAGCTACGCGGGCTGATTCCCGCGCGCAACCTGATTCTAGAGCCGGTGGCGCGCGGCACTGCGGTCGCGATCGCGTACGGGGCGGCGATAATACAACGCCGGCACGGCGATGGGATTATCGCGGTGATGCCCGCCGATCACTACATCACGCCCGCCGACGGATTTCGCCGCACGCTGGGCGACGCAATCGGTCTCGCGGCGGCGCTCGATTCGATCGTGGTGCTTGGAATTACTCCGACGCGCGCCGAATCCGGTTATGGCTATCAGAAAATCGGCGCGAAAGTTGGGCGCGGATTCAAGGTCGAGCGATTCGTCGAGAAGCCGGCGCCCGCGCTGGCGCGGCGGATGGTGCGATCGGGCAAGTATTTGTGGAACGCCGGGATGTTCGTGATGTCCACGCAGGTGCTGGCGCGCGAACTGTCGGAGCATTGTCCCGCGCTGGCGACCGCCGCCGAGAAATTTCGCACGATGAAAGTGAGCGAGATCGAGCGCTTCTATCCGACGCTCGTATTCAATTCGTTTGATTTCGAGTTGATCGAGAAGAGCCGCAATATCCTCGGCGTGCGCGCGCGATTCGCCTGGCACGATGTCGGCTCGTGGGACGGACTCTGGTCGGCGGTGAAAGACAAGAGCGGCAACGTGCTCCGCGGCAACGTGATGCCGATGGATTCGGAGCGGGTGCTGGCGCATTCGGACACGCGGCTGCTGGCGCTGTTTGGCGTGAGCGATCTGGTCGTGGTCGATACTGGCGACGCGATCCTGATCGCGCATCGCGATCGCTCGCAGGATATCGGACGTATCGTCAAGGAACTGCAGCGCCGCGGCCTGAAGCAATATCTGTAGCTCGGCACTGCGCGCGAAGTCGGCGCTTAGTCCAAGGCTTGTGGATCGCACTTCAGCGCGAGCTTGCGGAGCGCGCTTTCGTGCTCGTCATCTTCGTTAGAAATGCGGCGGATGACTTCCGCGATCGCCTCGTCGATCGATTCCCATTTGACCGCGGCGAGCCGCAGTTCCGCCGCGAGCGATCCGAGCACTTCGAGATCGCCGCCGAGACGCGCCCAGTTGCTCGATCCGTCGTGGAGCGGCGCCTCGGGCAATTTCGCCCACACATTATTGTCGGAAAGAATCGAGTTCAGCGTCTTGAAGTGCGCAGCCTCGCTCTCCGCGAGCGCCGCGACGCCCTGGCGCAGGTTCGAGAACTTGCACATCTCGGCGTGGCGCCGCAGCCGCTCGGCGAGACCGTGATTATGGCCGGTCAACACCGCCAGTTCCTCGAGCAAACTCGTTCGGCTAAGCGCCGAGGAGCGTAACTTCTGAAAGAATCCCATACCAGTCGCCATTTCTCCCACCGCTGTTTTTCAGGACGGGGCATAGAGAGCGCCGCACAGCCGAAACCGCATCGCTACAATAGCTATCGGGCAATACCTATCGGGCAATAGCTATCGGGATCGACGGCGGCGATGTCAAGCCGGTGCGGAATCGAACAGCGCGCGCACCAGCGAGGATTCGCGCTTGAAGAAGCCGCTGTTGTGGAATGAGTTATCGAGCCGCAGCAGCGCGTAATCGAGATGATGCCCGACTTCGTGCATCAGCGTGCGCACGAAGGTGCGCGGCTTCACGACGTCGTGGCGCTGCGCGGTGCGCATCCATAGTTCGATATACGGCGGCTGGCGGCGGCGCGGATCGAACAGATGATAGAGCCCGTGCAGTTCGCTGCGGGAATTGCGCGGGCGGACGCCTTTCGCCTGGACGCGAACTAGCGGCGCGCCGAGCAGACGGCACACCTCGGAGGCAAGCGCCTGCGCGCAAGCGGTGGTGGTAGCGAGATTGTCAGATTCCAGCGCGCGAAGGAGAGCGTCGAGCGCGATGCGTGCATTGGGACTCACGACAAAGTCGAAGCGCTCGATCGAATCGCCTCTGAGATAGGTCCGCTGCGCGCGTTGCGACAGCCGGTAAAAATACGCCGGCATCGAAGTCGTTCGAGAATTTGTGCGAAGGGTTAGCTGAGTTGCCACCGCACCTCCTCCATCGGCCGGAGTAAGATTTCACTCACTTCCGGCGCCGCATCCTGTTGCATATCATCCACGGTCGAACGCGAAGAGGCAATAAATATGGAACTGAAAGCCGTTGAGATTTCGATGCCGCAAGACGCGAACGTGATCGTCGGGCAGGCGCACTTTATCAAGACCGTCGAGGACGTGTACGAGGCGATGGTGCAGGCGGTGCCAGGGATCAAGTTCGGCGTGGCGTTCTGCGAGGCGTCGGGACCGTGTCTGATTCGGCATACGGGCACCGACGAAGTACTCGAGCGGGCGGCAGTCGATGCGGCATCGGCAATCGGCGCGGGGCACGTATTCGTCGTGATGCTCGGCAATGCATTCCCGGTCAACGTGCTCAATCAAATCAAATCGGTCACCGAAGTATGCACGGTGTTTTGCGCGACGGCGAATCCGCTCCGCGTAATCGTCGTAGAGGAGGGAGATGGCCGCGGCGTCGTCGGGGTGATCGATGGCAGCTCGCCTAAGGGAATCGAGGATGACGCCGCGCGGGCCGATCGTCACGCGATGCTCCGCCGCTTCGGTTACAAGCAGTAGGTTCCGAAGGGGCCGTCGAAGCGGGGCGTTTGGACCGTGTCAGACGCGGGCGGTACGCTTGATTAGGTGAGCGGGTGATTTGCGGCGATCCAACTGTTGCTATCATGTGTGGCGGCAGCGATCAGAGTTGAGGCGATGAGAGATGGGTGGCGGACGACCAGCGGCTGCGAAGAAAAAGCCGGTAACGAAAAAAGAGTGGCGGATTCGCGGATGGCGGGTACGGAACCTCGCGGCGGGCGCGGGCGTGCTTGTGCTCTTCGCGACCGGATTTTACCTCGCACAGGTCTATGCCGACATCTCGGCGATGATCGAGCAGCGGCGGGCGGCGCTGTCGTCGGCAATTTTCTCGGCGCCGCACGTGATTCGGGCGGGCGATGATATCAATCACAGCCTGCTGCTCGATCGGCTGACGTCGCTCAGCTACACGGCGGCCGCGGCGGCGCAGACGCCCGGGGAGTACGCGAGCTCACCGTCGGCAATCGCGATCTTTCTCCGAGGATTTCACCAAGGTGCGAGGCAGTATCCGGCCGAGTGGGTGCTGGTGCGCCTCAAGGGCACGCAGATCACGGCGGTAAACGATCAGGCGGGCGCATCGACGCGCGACGCGATGCTCGAGCCGGAGGCGATCGGGCGGCTCTTCCCCGGCACGCCGGCCGAGCGCGTCGAAATCCAGCTCGCGAATCAGAAGCCGTACCTCGTGAACGGATTGCTCGCGACCGAGGACCAGTATTTTTACTATCATCCGGGAATCAATCCGATCCGGATTATCGAAGCGGCGTTCGTCGATTTGCGGGCGCATCGCCTGGCCTCTGGCGCGAGCACGCTGACGCAGCAACTGGCGCGTACTTTCATGGAGCGCCGCGAACGCAGCTTCAAGCGTAAGTTCCGCGAGCTCGCGGTCGCGATCGTGCTCGAGATTCGCCTCAAGAAAGCGCAAATCCTCGAACGCTATATCAACGACGTCGCGATGGGATCGTACGAAGGCACGCCGATTCAGGGGATGCCGCAGGCGGCGCGGTATTTCTTCAACAAGGACTTGGGCCAGGTGACGCCGGCTGAAGCGGCGACGCTGATCGGGATGGTGCAGGCGCCGACGATGTACGATCCGCGGCGGCATCCGGAGGCCTGCACGCGGCGGCGCAACGTGGTGCTGGGGGTGATGAAGAGCGCCGGCGTGATCGATGACGCGACCTATGCGTCGGCGATCGCGACGCCACTCAAGATCAGCAAGCCGCCGGGGCTGCGGCGCGCGCCGTATTTCACCGACTACGTTATTTCGCAGGTGAACAAGATTCCCGGCTTCGACGGCAACCTCGCGGGGCTGAAGGTTTTCACCACGCTCGACACTGAAATACAGGCCGACACCGTCGATGCGATCACGACCAATATCGAGGCGCTCGAGAAAAATCACAGCAAGCTCCGGCGGACGGCGAACGCCGCCAAGCTGCAGACGTCGGCGGTGGTGCTGGATGCGGGATCGGGCGCGATTCGCGCGCTGATCGGCGGGCGCGACTACTCGCAGAGCCAGTTCAATCGCGCGGCGACGGCGCTGCGCCAGCCCGGGTCGGCATTCAAGCCGATCGTCTATCTCGCTGCCCTCGACCCGGAGCGCGCGCCGTTCTCGCCGCCGCTCACACTCGCCTCGATGCTGCCCGACGAGCCGATGAGCTTCAACGGATGGACGCCGGCGAACTATGAGCGCACCTACGAGCCGCAGGTGACGGTGGTGAAAGCGCTGTTCGAGTCGCTCAACGTGCCGACCGCGTACGTCGGGAGCCGGCTCGGGCCCGGCCTTATCGTGAAGACAGCGCATGAGCTTGGAATCCGGCAGGAGCTTCAGGCGGTATTGCCGATTTCGATCGGCGCCGACGAGACCACGCTGCTGGAACTGACGTCGGCCTACCAGGTGTTCGCCAGCGGAGGATCGCAATCGCCGCCGTATGCGATCGAATCGGTGATCGACGCGAAGGATCACGAAATTTATCATCACGAGGATGCGGACAATCGCGTGATCAATCCGGCGGTCGCGTATCTGATCACCGGCGCCTTGAAAGCGGTGATGAAATACGGGACCGGCGCGAGCGCGGGACGGCTCGGGCTCGATTTTCCCGCCGCCGGGAAGACCGGCACCACGCAGGATTACAAGGATGCGTACTTCGTCGGCTACACGCCGGAGATCGTGTGCGGCGTGTGGGTCGGCTTCGACGCGCCGCAGAGCCTGGGGTTGACGGGCGCGCAGGCGGCGTTGCCGGCGTGGGTGCAAATCATGCACGATTCGGCGCCGGCCGATCCGCAGGATTTCCCCGAGCCGTCGGGAATCGTGATGGCGAGTATCGATCCGGAATCGGGCGGGCTGGCGACGCCGTCGTGTCCGAAGCCGGTCGCGCTGCCGTTTCTGATCGGCACCGCGCCGACCGAGTACTGCCCGATCCACGGCGGTGGCATCTTCACGAGCGGCGTGGCGCCGAATCCTATCTGGGGCGGATCGAATCCCGCGGCACCGTTTGCGCAGCCGGCCGCGGCGGCAAATCGCGCTGCATCGGATGTATTCAGCAAGGTGGGAGGCTTTTTCGGATCACTTTTCCATCGCTAGCCCAAGGTATAAGATTGAACGTTCGATACTGCAGAGCCGGCAATATTGAGCAAATATTTGAACACAAGATCGCGGTGGGCGGCGGCCGCAATTGCGGCGATCGCGATGCTCAGCCTCGTTGCGGCGATCGGATGCATCAATGAAGGCGTCGCGCCGTCGGGCGATTCCACGACTGCGTCGATTCCGCTTGATGAGATCGCTCCGCCGCGAAGCGCGAATGCCGCGAAGCCGGCGCCGGGCGACGTGTTGATCGCGGGCGGCGCGGGCGCATCGCTCCGAACTCTCGCCAAAACGGAATTCTTCGATCAGGCGGCGCAGAAATTCGTCGTGACCGGCAGCGCGATCTCGAATCGCGCGGGCGGCGCGGCGATCGCGATTGCATCGAGCAAGGTGCTGCTGGCCGGCGGCTTCAGCGGGGGCGCATCGATCAATCACTTCACGCTGAGCCTGGAAGGCAACGTGGTGAGTGCGGCGGAGATTTTCGACGAGGCGACGGGATCGTCCAGCGCAGTTTCCGAGATGACGGTGCCGCGGATGGGCTTCACCGCGACGCTGCTCGCCAGTGGCAAGGTGCTGATCGCGGGCGGGCTCGATAACAACGGCAGCGTGCTCGCAAGCGCGGAACTTTACGATCCGGCGACGGGGAAATTCACGCCGACGAGCAACACGATGAGCGACCATCGCGTGTTTCACGGCGCGACTTTGCTGCCTGGCGGCAAGGTGCTGATCACCGGCGGCGCGACCAATCTTTTCGGCGATACTACGAATTCAGCGGACGTTTACGATCCTGCCGCGAATACATTCACGCCGACCGGCACGGCGATGGACCATCAGCGCGCGGCGCATACCAGCACGATACTCAAGGCCGGGCCGCTGGCGGGCAAGGTGATGATCGCGGGCGGCGGAGGTGGTTCGAGCTTTTTCCTGAAGGATAGCTCGGCTGAAATTTACGATCCGGCGTCGGGACAATTTGGGCTGCTGACGAGCTTTCTGAACGAAGCGCGCTCGATGCATACGGCGACGGTGCTTGATGACGGCTCGGTGCTGCTTGCGGGCGGGTTCAACGGCTCGGTCGCAATCGCGGGCGGCGCGCTTTCGGGCGCGTCGGGTGTGATCAGCAACTCGGCGGAAATTTTCGATCCCAATTCGATGGAGTTCAACTGCGTCGTCGGCTTCAACACCGATACGCTGCGATGCAATCAATCGATGACATCGGCGCGCGCGGGACAAACGGCGACGCTGTTTACGACCGGCAAGTTGCGGAAGCAGGTGCTGATCGCGGGCGGTATCGGCGGAAATCAGCCGCAAGCGAAGGGGACGCCGCTCAGCAGCGCAGAGATTTTCAATCCCGCCAGTTCGAGCTTCACCGCA encodes the following:
- a CDS encoding kelch repeat-containing protein: MLSLVAAIGCINEGVAPSGDSTTASIPLDEIAPPRSANAAKPAPGDVLIAGGAGASLRTLAKTEFFDQAAQKFVVTGSAISNRAGGAAIAIASSKVLLAGGFSGGASINHFTLSLEGNVVSAAEIFDEATGSSSAVSEMTVPRMGFTATLLASGKVLIAGGLDNNGSVLASAELYDPATGKFTPTSNTMSDHRVFHGATLLPGGKVLITGGATNLFGDTTNSADVYDPAANTFTPTGTAMDHQRAAHTSTILKAGPLAGKVMIAGGGGGSSFFLKDSSAEIYDPASGQFGLLTSFLNEARSMHTATVLDDGSVLLAGGFNGSVAIAGGALSGASGVISNSAEIFDPNSMEFNCVVGFNTDTLRCNQSMTSARAGQTATLFTTGKLRKQVLIAGGIGGNQPQAKGTPLSSAEIFNPASSSFTATSPMTTSRALHTASELR
- a CDS encoding transglycosylase domain-containing protein — protein: MGGGRPAAAKKKPVTKKEWRIRGWRVRNLAAGAGVLVLFATGFYLAQVYADISAMIEQRRAALSSAIFSAPHVIRAGDDINHSLLLDRLTSLSYTAAAAAQTPGEYASSPSAIAIFLRGFHQGARQYPAEWVLVRLKGTQITAVNDQAGASTRDAMLEPEAIGRLFPGTPAERVEIQLANQKPYLVNGLLATEDQYFYYHPGINPIRIIEAAFVDLRAHRLASGASTLTQQLARTFMERRERSFKRKFRELAVAIVLEIRLKKAQILERYINDVAMGSYEGTPIQGMPQAARYFFNKDLGQVTPAEAATLIGMVQAPTMYDPRRHPEACTRRRNVVLGVMKSAGVIDDATYASAIATPLKISKPPGLRRAPYFTDYVISQVNKIPGFDGNLAGLKVFTTLDTEIQADTVDAITTNIEALEKNHSKLRRTANAAKLQTSAVVLDAGSGAIRALIGGRDYSQSQFNRAATALRQPGSAFKPIVYLAALDPERAPFSPPLTLASMLPDEPMSFNGWTPANYERTYEPQVTVVKALFESLNVPTAYVGSRLGPGLIVKTAHELGIRQELQAVLPISIGADETTLLELTSAYQVFASGGSQSPPYAIESVIDAKDHEIYHHEDADNRVINPAVAYLITGALKAVMKYGTGASAGRLGLDFPAAGKTGTTQDYKDAYFVGYTPEIVCGVWVGFDAPQSLGLTGAQAALPAWVQIMHDSAPADPQDFPEPSGIVMASIDPESGGLATPSCPKPVALPFLIGTAPTEYCPIHGGGIFTSGVAPNPIWGGSNPAAPFAQPAAAANRAASDVFSKVGGFFGSLFHR
- a CDS encoding adenosine-specific kinase; amino-acid sequence: MELKAVEISMPQDANVIVGQAHFIKTVEDVYEAMVQAVPGIKFGVAFCEASGPCLIRHTGTDEVLERAAVDAASAIGAGHVFVVMLGNAFPVNVLNQIKSVTEVCTVFCATANPLRVIVVEEGDGRGVVGVIDGSSPKGIEDDAARADRHAMLRRFGYKQ
- a CDS encoding mannose-1-phosphate guanylyltransferase, with product MAPGAIGASALIIAGGRGTRFWPASREVRPKPLFSIDGKTSLLANTISRLSIAIPRERIFVLAAGVHRVPFRRELRGLIPARNLILEPVARGTAVAIAYGAAIIQRRHGDGIIAVMPADHYITPADGFRRTLGDAIGLAAALDSIVVLGITPTRAESGYGYQKIGAKVGRGFKVERFVEKPAPALARRMVRSGKYLWNAGMFVMSTQVLARELSEHCPALATAAEKFRTMKVSEIERFYPTLVFNSFDFELIEKSRNILGVRARFAWHDVGSWDGLWSAVKDKSGNVLRGNVMPMDSERVLAHSDTRLLALFGVSDLVVVDTGDAILIAHRDRSQDIGRIVKELQRRGLKQYL